Part of the Jatrophihabitans sp. GAS493 genome, GACGCCTACCGGGTGCGCGTCCTGCGGCGACCCGAGATCGACCCGGGCGATGTCGACGGGTCACTTCGTCAGCTCGCCGATCAGTTGGGTGCCGCGGTCGCCGATCTGGCCTCAGCGGGACCGATCGCGCAGCCGTTGGTGCTGGTCGGTTCGGACAGCGGTGCGGCGGCAGTCGGCGCGCTCGTTGCTGGCGCAGCGGAAACTGCGGCAGCGGCAACTGGTGTGGCTGTGACTGGTGCGGCTGTGACTGGTGCGGCGGTGGCCGGGGCGGCTTTGCGCGGCGCGGTTGCGGCCGGCGCGCAGCGCGAAGTGGCGTGGTGGCCGCAGGCGGTCGTGCTGGCCGGCTTGCCGGGCTACGGTGCGCACGTGGTTGCCGGCTGGGACGAGGAGCTCGCCGCCCGCACCAGTTGCCCGGCGCATCGGGCCGTGCTGAGTGACGACAGCCAGGTGCAGCGCGGCACGCTGGACGACCCTCTGCCGACGGCGCTGCTCGATGCGGTCTATGGCAGCACCGTCGAGCTCCCGCACCTGCTGCTGGTCGGCGACAGCGACGAATACGCCGATCGCGATGCTCTGGCCCGCGCGGCTAAGGCACTGCCGCAGGCTCGTCTGAGCGTGGTGCGTGGCGCTCACCATGATGTCCTCAACGACCTGCAGCACCGCTCGGTGGCGGCCGAGGCCGTCACGTTCCTCGAGGCGCTGCGGGACGAGTCGAGCCTGGTGCCGATCGTCAACGTTGAGTCGAGCACCTGGTAGCCCCTAGCCGGTGCTGGCCGGCCGGTACTCCGGTCAGGCTGCCTCGATATCCGGTGGTTTCTCACGTGGTGGGTCGTCTGCCGTGCCTTCCGGTGGTGGGTCGGGGTCGCTGAGGGGTGGGGTGATGGATTGGTAGTGGTGGCCGGTTGGGGTGCTCCAGTGGTAGTTGCCGTGGGTGTCGCGGTGGGTGATGGTCCAGCCGAGTTGGTGTTTGAGGCGGTGGTGTCGGCGGCAGAGGGCGTTGAGGTTGCAGGCGCTTGTGCAGCCGGTGGGATACGGGATGCGGTGGTCGAGATCGCAGCGGCGAGCCGGTCGGGTGCAGGTCGGGAAGGCGCAGGTCCGGTCTCGGGTGATGACGTGTTCGGCGAGGTCGCGGGGTGGTGTGTAGGTGCTGCGGCCGCGGTCGAGCAGGGTGCCGGACAGGGGGTCGGTGATCAGGCGGCGCCAGGTGCCGGTGGGGTCGGCGGCGATGCGGCGGGCCAGGGCGGCGGGGATCGGGCCGTACCCGTCGAGGTCACCCGGCAACTCATCCAAGCCCAACAGGGTGGTTGCGGCGACGGTGACGTGAACGCTGGGGCGCAGGCCGTGGGCTTTCGGCAACCCCGGATCGTTCAACGCCCGCAGGGCGATGTTCAGGAACGCATCAGCCCGCCGCTGGTCGGCGGTCCGCCCATCCCCGGGGGCCTGAGCTTTCGACTGGTCGGCGACGGCGTTCACGGCGACCATCACCGCGTCCGCGGCATCGGCGGGGAGGTAGGCCCAGACCGCGGCCATCCCGTCGTCATGAGCGAACCGGGCGACCCGACGCTCCTTCACCGCATCTTCGTGGGCCTGGGCATCGGTTTTCGGGTTGAACTTGGCGACGGCGCGGCGGACGGTGCCGGTGAACTGGGTCGGAGTCTGATGCCCCACCTTGCCCAGCACCGCGTCCTCGACCCGTCGGACGGTGTCGGGGTCGCTGATGTTGGTGATGGCACCGACGAGGGTCATCGCGTGCCGCTGCGTCGTCCGACCCTCCAACAGCAACCGATGCGTGGTCGGGATCCGGTTGACCAGGGTCACGGCGTGGTCCAACGCGAACCCGGCTGTCCGCGGCGGGATCTGCAGCGCACACGACACGTCCGCCTCCGCGGCTTCGAACGCCAACTCCGGCACCGGGGACAGCTCCGCCGCATGAGCACTGATCGACGCCAACAACCCCGCTTCGGTCGCGGCGAACCAGGCCTGCTGACGACGGACCGCGACCAACAGATCCACCCGCCCAGCATGGGTCAACCGCTCCGGGTCCAGCACCCCCAACAACGCCCCCGTCTCAGGACCCGGCTCATGCGCCGCCAACCACGAAGCCACACCATCGGGAAACATCACCGCATCGGCAAACGACGGAACCCGCACAGCAGC contains:
- a CDS encoding serine aminopeptidase domain-containing protein, coding for MPSNEQNDYFGPPALRVRGTILVIPGRGETPQSYGRFASRLAADAYRVRVLRRPEIDPGDVDGSLRQLADQLGAAVADLASAGPIAQPLVLVGSDSGAAAVGALVAGAAETAAAATGVAVTGAAVTGAAVAGAALRGAVAAGAQREVAWWPQAVVLAGLPGYGAHVVAGWDEELAARTSCPAHRAVLSDDSQVQRGTLDDPLPTALLDAVYGSTVELPHLLLVGDSDEYADRDALARAAKALPQARLSVVRGAHHDVLNDLQHRSVAAEAVTFLEALRDESSLVPIVNVESSTW
- a CDS encoding HNH endonuclease signature motif containing protein; this encodes MGGTPYDETDDGAAVRVPSFADAVMFPDGVASWLAAHEPGPETGALLGVLDPERLTHAGRVDLLVAVRRQQAWFAATEAGLLASISAHAAELSPVPELAFEAAEADVSCALQIPPRTAGFALDHAVTLVNRIPTTHRLLLEGRTTQRHAMTLVGAITNISDPDTVRRVEDAVLGKVGHQTPTQFTGTVRRAVAKFNPKTDAQAHEDAVKERRVARFAHDDGMAAVWAYLPADAADAVMVAVNAVADQSKAQAPGDGRTADQRRADAFLNIALRALNDPGLPKAHGLRPSVHVTVAATTLLGLDELPGDLDGYGPIPAALARRIAADPTGTWRRLITDPLSGTLLDRGRSTYTPPRDLAEHVITRDRTCAFPTCTRPARRCDLDHRIPYPTGCTSACNLNALCRRHHRLKHQLGWTITHRDTHGNYHWSTPTGHHYQSITPPLSDPDPPPEGTADDPPREKPPDIEAA